The DNA sequence GGATTTATAATTTCCTCTGTCAGAATGCGCAGCAAACGGAGTATTGCGTGCCAAAAATTTATCGCGGCTACTTCCAGTACGCGGGGATACTGGGTTTTGAAAAGGATGAGTTCCAGGGAAAAGCCTGGCTGGATAGCGTTGCAACTCTGAGCTGTAACCACGACTGGGGTGCAGCGATTAAGGATTTCCACTGGCTCGGGCATCCAGAATATCTCCTGCCGCTGGCGGAGCTGGGCGCGCAGAGAAACATCCCCAGCGCGCTTAATCAATTGGGGGTTGAATCCAACTATAAAAATGACGACGGCCTGCTGCCTTACGATCCCGCCATCGCGTTAGGGTATTTTCAACGCGCAGCAGAGATTTTGCACCAGCAGCTAGCGCTGCGCGCGAGTACCCCGTACAGACTAAGAGATAACGGGGGCTATACCGAATATGAAAATGACCTGCAAAATATTCATTTCGACATCGCTATCTGCCACCAGCGCCTGAGCAGACAAGAAGCCAGTGCCGAAAAACGCTCTGCTTACGAAAAAGAGATGCTCGACAATCTCTGGCTGGCGCATGAGTTTGGCCATGAAGAGGCCTGGGGCTTGTTCCTGCTGAATATTTTTGAAGTAACGGATATCACGCTAGCGCATAAGCATCTGGCGCTGGTGCAACAAGAAGCCAATAAAGGCACGCTACAAGCAATGGTAACGCTGTCACGCCTGCACGGTAATAAACACGATAAATTACTGTTTAACATGAAGTTAAGCGCACGCTGGGCGCACTTTGCCTTAACGCTTTATCCGGATAATGAAATCGTTATCGACTGCCTGGACCACCTGCATTTTTCCCGTTTCTGGAAACGCTTTCGTTTCGCCTGGTATACCGTCCGCATCCCGGATTCAGAACTGCCGGGTCAGGTCAACTCAATGGTGTAATGAAATGAAAATACAAACAAAATATTTACCTCTTTACTCTTTGCTTCTGCTCTGCGCCACCGCCAGAGCAGAAATTACGGAACAGCAAATCGAAGCTGATTGCGCAAAAATCTCAACCTGGGCCAGCCAGGGCGAGCAGTTCTATAAAGCGAAAAACTACGCCAAAGCGCGCGCTGCTTTTGAACAGCAGGCCGCATGGAGCGAAAGCTGTGCCCTTGACGACAGCGCCATCGCCACGGCCTACAACAACGTGGCGTTAACCTGGATACGTGAAGGTGAATGGCGCAAAGCCCGCGCCTGGCTGATGATAAGGCCAAACGACAGTAAGTCGGTTTACAATCTCGGACTTATCAAAGATAAGCTTGCCGCCATGCCGCTGCCTGCTTCAGCCGCGGGAGAGTACTGGCGCTATGCCGGACGCGCCTCGTGGAACGTACTTATCGTTAAAGAGCTGCCGAAGCCATCGCGGTATCAGGTTGATTTCCAGGGCTATTATTTCGGCCTGATGGGGCTTTACGCTGGCCCCAACATGGGGGAGTTCTCTGAAGCGATCACGCTGGCAAACAATAACGCCGTCGTGGCGCTTCGGGAAGGAGACTATATTCACTGCGATATCTCGCTGGCGTTCTCCTCTGAAGCCATCGAGGCGGAAACCGATACGCCTGCGAACTGCGGTTTTGGCATGAACGTCAACGCCGACGGGCGCTATCTGCGCGTTGATTAAGCCGGACGGTTTACTCCCCTCTTCCACAGCGCTACAATGCCCGCCCTTAATGTGGGGGCACTCCCCAACTCGTCGCACCGGGTGCGGCGAATCTGACCTGTCATCAGAACGAGAAAATCATGTTTAAACCGGAACTCCTCTCCCCGGCGGGAACGCTGAAAAATATGCGTTACGCTTTCGCTTATGGCGCCGATGCCGTATATGCGGGCCAGCCTCGCTATTCACTGCGCGTGCGTAACAACGAATTCAATCACGAAAATCTGCAGCTCGGCATCAACGAAGCCCACGCGTTGGGTAAAAAGTTTTATGTCGTGGTCAACATCGCCCCGCATAACGCCAAGCTGAAAACCTTTATTCGCGATCTGAAGCCGGTGGTGGAAATGGGCCCGGACGCCTTAATCATGTCCGATCCGGGTTTAATCATGCTGGTGCGCGAACACTTCCCGCATATGGATATTCACCTGTCGGTGCAGGCAAACGCCGTGAACTGGGCTACGGTTAAATTCTGGCAGCAAATGGGGCTGACCCGCGTCATTCTCTCCCGCGAGCTGTCGCTGGATGAAATCGCCGAAATTCGCAGCCAGGTGCCGGAAATGGAGATCGAAATTTTCGTTCACGGCGCGCTGTGCATGGCCTACTCCGGCCGCTGCCTGCTCTCAGGCTATATCAACAAGCGCGACCCGAACCAGGGTACCTGCACCAACGCCTGCCGCTGGGAGTACAACGTCCAGGAAGGCAAAGAAGATGACGTCGGCAATATTGTGCATAAACACGAGCCGATCCCGGTGCAGAACGTGGAACCGACGCTGGGTATCGGCGCGCCGACTGACCAGGTATTTATGATTGAAGAAGCCAAACGTCCGGGCGAATACATGACCGCTTTCGAAGACGAGCACGGCACCTATATCATGAACTCAAAGGATCTGCGCGCCGTTGCCCACGTTGAGCGTCTGACCCACATGGGCGTTCACTCGCTGAAAATCGAAGGCCGCACTAAATCCCACTACTACTGTGCGCGAACCGCGCAGGTCTACCGTAAGGCCATTGACGATGCGGCCGCAGGCAAACCGTTCGACGCCACCCTGCTGGATACCCTGGAAAACCTCGCGCACCGCGGCTACACCGAAGGATTTCTGCGTCGCCATACGCACGATGACTACCAGAACTACGAGCACGGCTACTCCGTCTCTGAACGCCAGCAGTTCGTCGGCGAATTTACCGGCGAGCGCAATGGCCAGCTGGCCGCGGTAGCGGTGAAGAACAAATTCTCCGTCGGCGACAGCCTCGAACTGATGACCCCACAGGGCAACGTTAACTTCATCCTCGAACATATGGAAAACGGCAAAGGCGAAATCATGCCAGTCGCGCCGGGAGACGGTCACACAGTATGGTTGCCTGTCCCGGAGGATATGGGGCTGCAGTATGCTCTGCTAATGCGTAATTTTACTGGTCAGACGACCAGAAACCCGCATAGTAACTAGTTAATTTGGGTTATTTTTTCACAATGTAAAGATATTAGAAACGGATCACATACCGTTTCGTTCAAAGCAGATATCATCCATTTCGCTGAAAAACATAACCCATAAATGCTAGCTGTACCAGGAACCACCTCCTTAGCCTGCGTAATCTCCCTTACGCGGGCTTATTTTTTATCTATCTCCCGGCCTTTACTTTCTTCATGCGGTACACTTTATGCATCATTGTGCAATAAAGGTCCCCCTGATAATGTCCACGTTTCCAGCCAGCTTACTGATTCTTAATGGCAAAGGCGCCAATGAACCGCAGCTACGAGAGGCGGTTAAACTGCTACGCGACGAAGGTATCGCTATTCACGTCCGCGTCACCTGGGAAAAGGGCGATGCCGCTCGGTTTATCGATGAAGCCATGGCGCTGAACGTTGAAACGGTGATTGCCGGCGGCGGCGATGGCACCATTAATGAAGTGGCTACGGCGCTGGTCGAGCGCGACGGCAAAATGGCGCTGGGGATTTTACCGCTGGGCACGGCAAACGACTTCGCGACCAGCGTCGGAATCCCGCAAGATTTAGCCAGCGCGCTGAAGCTGGCCATCGTTGGCCGCGACGTGGCGATAGATATTGCGCGAGTTAATGATAAGACCGGTTTTATTAATATGGCTACCGGCGGTTTCGGTACCCGAATTACCACCGAAACGCCGGAAAAACTGAAGGCCGCGCTCGGCGGCGTCTCATATTTGATCCACGGCCTGATGCGTATGGATACGCTCAAGCCGGACCGCTGCGAAATCCGCGGCGAGAACTTTCACTGGCAGGGAGATGCGCTGGTCATTGGAATCGGCAACGGACGTCAGGCCGGGGGCGGCCAACAGCTGTGCCCGGAGGCGTTAATTAATGACGGTTTGCTGCATCTGCGCATTTTCACCGGCGAAGAGCTGATTCCTGCGCTGTTCAGCACGCTCGCCAATCCGGAAAACTCGCCGAACATTATCGACGGTGTCTCATCGTGGTTTGAGATAACCGCTCCCCACGAGATGACCTTTAACCTCGACGGAGAACCGCTAACCGGCAAAACCTTCCGGATGGAGCTCTTACCGGCCGCTCTGCGCTGCCGGCTTCCGCCCGACTGCCCGCTATTGCGCTGATTAAGCTTCGCAAAATAAAGACGGTGCCCGGCTGGTATACAACAGCCGGGTATGTTCGTTGAGCCGCTGAATATTAAGATAAAACGGCACCTGCGGCTGAAGGAAAAACTTCGGCAGGATGCTTTTTACATAGCCCTCCTGCTCTGTCTCACCAATGCTGGCAGAGACGGTTTCCGAGCGCAGGAAGTAGTTCTGACCATCACGGGTAAAGCTAAACCAGACATTTTGGTTGATGGTGAAGGGTTCCCCCCGCGGCGGCGTGATCTCCCCCCGCACAATCACCAGCCCGCGATTGCCATCAAATATGTAGCTGAATGAAAGATCGCCCTGGAAACCTGCGTTCAGCAGGCGCATCTCCCCGCTGCACTGAAAATGATTGCGCTGCCAGTACTGCCGGGACTTTATTACTGCCGCAGTTAATACGCCGATAAATACGATAGCGATTATCCATTTAATTTCAAACCGGCGCATTGGGTGCCTCCTTTATGTAATATTTGGTGAGGCATTGATTATCACGCCATTGACTAAATTGCTGAAGGCAGCTAATCACGGAGACTCGGGCTTGCCCAGGATAAAGCGTCAAATAAATCCACGAGTATTCTCCACATTCAATGTTATTGCGCTTAATAAAACTTACATGACGAGCATGATCAACCACATCATTATTGACAAAGAAATGACATTGTTGCGAAAATTTAGCGTTAATTGGAGAATAAGTTTGCAAATAAGAGTCGAATTCTGCTTGCCATGCAACAATTCCGCCAACCAGACAGCTCAGTATAACCGCAAGCCCCCAGAGAAGAGGGCATCGCGGCCTTAACCACTTTTTTGCCGGCACACTCCCCGTAGCGACCACGGCGGGCACAGCGGTCGCAGACTCGGCAACCGACGTTTTTTCTTCCGCAGCTGAAGGTGCCTCTGTGACCGTCAATGCTGCATTTAACCTGACGCCAACTCTCGGTACCGTAACAACAATATCTTCCTCAACGCCCAGCTCCTTAAAAGCCCGGCGCAATAAGGAAATATTCTGGTAAAAACCATTGCTGGTAACCTGAGAGCCATGCTTTATCCACACTTCCTGAAAAAACGTATCTCGGGGTACAGTATTGCCATCTTGCTGAATAAGTAGCAATAAACAACGGCTTGCCGGTATATTTAACGAAACACTCTTCGTATCATTTGCAATAAGGATTAAAACGTTACGTTGGGGGATAAATGCAATAGTTCCATTAATCGAATATATTTTTTCCATCCTGTTTCCTGAGAATAGTAATCATGTAGATTAGCGGCATGGGTACCATACAATGGATATGAAAATCCTCTATAAAGTCGACAGCATCTTAGGATTATTCGCAGGCGAGTTTACTCTATTACTGACAGGAACTGGAGGTTTGAGACACCATTTTTCCTTGCGATTAGCAAGGTTTAAGCGAGTTTATAAAATTGATTACGTCGAAAATCAACTAAAAAACAGTCGATTATATCAATTTAAATGATAAGAATGGATTATACTTTCAGTTAAAACAATAAACACAACACATATTTTCATATTAGACCCAAACACCACTTTTACATTAATAGACGATATTTCTAACTATAAATACATTTCATTTCAATATCTTATATAAAAAAAGCGCCTTTTCCGATAATGGATACGCGATAAAGATGGGGGCAACTCGGGATCTCGCCTCACCCCACGCTGAGAAAGCTTAGGGTGGGAAGCTGGAGCAGATAGCAAGAGCAGCATGGCTCCTGAAAGCAGTATCGGGATGGTGAAAAAAGGAGCGTGGGCGCAGAGAAGAGATTAACCGACCGTGTACATCCCAGAATTTCCTGCGCCCACGAAATAGTGACTTATTCGACCGCTTCGGCCTCGGCAGAGAGGGCTTCCAGCAGTTCAGGCAGAGTCCGATAGCGTCCCGCAGCAGCCTGAAAGCGCCCATTCTGGCTATCTTCGGCAATAACCATCGTGGGAATACCCGCCGCCTGCGCCGCGCTAAAACCGTTGTAACTGTCCTCAATAACCAGGCACTGGCTGGCGTCGAGACGCAGCTTACGTAACGTCGTCAAATACACTGCCGGATGCGGCTTGCCATGCGCCTCGTCATCCGCGCTGGAGATAACGTCAAAGTAGTGCCAAAGCGAGAGCTTATTCAGTACGGCGGAGATAACCTGGTGGGACGATGAAGTGGCAAGGGCAATCTTATAGCCTGCATGACGAAAATAGCCTAACGCCTCATGTACGCCGCGCATCGGTTCACCTTGAGCGGTAATCAGGCCGGTGATGCGCTGTAATATGGCGTCTTCCAGACTCTGCGGAGCAAGATCGAGCCGGCAATAGTGACGCCAGGTTCGGGCTATTTCATCGAGGCGTTTGCCTTTGGTCAGGGCTTCACACTCATCGACGCTCACCGTAGCTCCCCACTGCGCAAGAGCTGCGATTTGCGCCTGCCGCCACAGGGTTTCGGAGTCAATAATTACGCCATCCATGTCAAAAATAACTGCCTGAATACTCATCATCCACCTCATTAAGGCTGGCATGCATCATCCATACCAGCCGCATCACCTTAAGAGAACTCAACCTGCTCGTTGGCGGGCGTTTCCGTGTGGCTAAACCCCGGCTGCTCAACGCGGATATACGCGCAGAGGAAAAAGGCCGCCACGTACAGCGCGGTATAGGCGATGACCACGCCGATGGTGCTGAAGAACGGTAGCAAAATCACCGCA is a window from the Klebsiella oxytoca genome containing:
- a CDS encoding HAD family hydrolase; this encodes MSIQAVIFDMDGVIIDSETLWRQAQIAALAQWGATVSVDECEALTKGKRLDEIARTWRHYCRLDLAPQSLEDAILQRITGLITAQGEPMRGVHEALGYFRHAGYKIALATSSSHQVISAVLNKLSLWHYFDVISSADDEAHGKPHPAVYLTTLRKLRLDASQCLVIEDSYNGFSAAQAAGIPTMVIAEDSQNGRFQAAAGRYRTLPELLEALSAEAEAVE
- a CDS encoding tetratricopeptide repeat protein, with translation MKIQTKYLPLYSLLLLCATARAEITEQQIEADCAKISTWASQGEQFYKAKNYAKARAAFEQQAAWSESCALDDSAIATAYNNVALTWIREGEWRKARAWLMIRPNDSKSVYNLGLIKDKLAAMPLPASAAGEYWRYAGRASWNVLIVKELPKPSRYQVDFQGYYFGLMGLYAGPNMGEFSEAITLANNNAVVALREGDYIHCDISLAFSSEAIEAETDTPANCGFGMNVNADGRYLRVD
- the yegS gene encoding lipid kinase YegS; this encodes MSTFPASLLILNGKGANEPQLREAVKLLRDEGIAIHVRVTWEKGDAARFIDEAMALNVETVIAGGGDGTINEVATALVERDGKMALGILPLGTANDFATSVGIPQDLASALKLAIVGRDVAIDIARVNDKTGFINMATGGFGTRITTETPEKLKAALGGVSYLIHGLMRMDTLKPDRCEIRGENFHWQGDALVIGIGNGRQAGGGQQLCPEALINDGLLHLRIFTGEELIPALFSTLANPENSPNIIDGVSSWFEITAPHEMTFNLDGEPLTGKTFRMELLPAALRCRLPPDCPLLR
- the yegQ gene encoding tRNA 5-hydroxyuridine modification protein YegQ; the encoded protein is MFKPELLSPAGTLKNMRYAFAYGADAVYAGQPRYSLRVRNNEFNHENLQLGINEAHALGKKFYVVVNIAPHNAKLKTFIRDLKPVVEMGPDALIMSDPGLIMLVREHFPHMDIHLSVQANAVNWATVKFWQQMGLTRVILSRELSLDEIAEIRSQVPEMEIEIFVHGALCMAYSGRCLLSGYINKRDPNQGTCTNACRWEYNVQEGKEDDVGNIVHKHEPIPVQNVEPTLGIGAPTDQVFMIEEAKRPGEYMTAFEDEHGTYIMNSKDLRAVAHVERLTHMGVHSLKIEGRTKSHYYCARTAQVYRKAIDDAAAGKPFDATLLDTLENLAHRGYTEGFLRRHTHDDYQNYEHGYSVSERQQFVGEFTGERNGQLAAVAVKNKFSVGDSLELMTPQGNVNFILEHMENGKGEIMPVAPGDGHTVWLPVPEDMGLQYALLMRNFTGQTTRNPHSN
- a CDS encoding winged helix-turn-helix domain-containing protein: MEKIYSINGTIAFIPQRNVLILIANDTKSVSLNIPASRCLLLLIQQDGNTVPRDTFFQEVWIKHGSQVTSNGFYQNISLLRRAFKELGVEEDIVVTVPRVGVRLNAALTVTEAPSAAEEKTSVAESATAVPAVVATGSVPAKKWLRPRCPLLWGLAVILSCLVGGIVAWQAEFDSYLQTYSPINAKFSQQCHFFVNNDVVDHARHVSFIKRNNIECGEYSWIYLTLYPGQARVSVISCLQQFSQWRDNQCLTKYYIKEAPNAPV